A window of Cetobacterium somerae ATCC BAA-474 genomic DNA:
CCTTCTATTTCAGCTTTTGTATATTTATGCTTAGTAAGTAGAACTGAAAGGCCTAACCCTATCGGTGGAATCATCGCAACCATAACTTTTACAGCTTCTGGTCCATAAATACCATTTAAAATTAATCCATCTGCGAATATTGAAGCAGTTTTATTAACAGGACCACCAAAATCAAATCCAACCATACCACCTATAATAGCTCCTGTTATAAATTTAGCTTTTCCATCTAAAGAAGTTAAAAATTCTAATAGAAAACTTTGAAGAGCAACTATAGGAATTCCTATTATAAAATATGCTCCTAATCCACAAACAACCATTGAAATTAAAGGAATTAGCATTACTGGAACTAGCCCCTCCATAGTTTTAGGAACTTTTAAATTTTTCTTTAACCATAAAACAAAGAATCCAACAACAAATCCAAATAAGATTCCACCTAAAAATCCTGCTTTTATTTCATTTGCTAAATAACCTAATACAAGTCCTGGTGCTATACCTGGTTTATCTGCAATTGAATATGCTATAGATGCACAAAATACTGGTACTAATAATGTCATTCCATAAACACCTAAATTAACCAATACTTCACTTATTTTTGTTTCAATTCCAAACCTAGGTATTATTTGTCCTATCGCTATACATAATCCTGCTGCAACAACCAAAGGAAGCATGAAAGAAATTCCTGTTAATAAATGTTTCTTTATTTGCAAATCTTTTAATTTCATTTTGAACCTCCTTAAAAGTTTTTGTATGCATCCTCTAATTTCTCAAATAATTTAACTGTTCCCTTTATTGCGACATTTGTTGGAACTTTTATTAATTTTTTGCCTTTAAA
This region includes:
- a CDS encoding PTS fructose transporter subunit IIC, encoding MKLKDLQIKKHLLTGISFMLPLVVAAGLCIAIGQIIPRFGIETKISEVLVNLGVYGMTLLVPVFCASIAYSIADKPGIAPGLVLGYLANEIKAGFLGGILFGFVVGFFVLWLKKNLKVPKTMEGLVPVMLIPLISMVVCGLGAYFIIGIPIVALQSFLLEFLTSLDGKAKFITGAIIGGMVGFDFGGPVNKTASIFADGLILNGIYGPEAVKVMVAMIPPIGLGLSVLLTKHKYTKAEIEGTKVAFPMGLCMITEGVIPIAARDPFRVIAASVAGGMIGGGLSMLWDVGSSIPSGGVFIIPFVENPLGFVAALSIGSITTALVLSISKKVPSEEDEGELIIEQDIELDDFNIETI